A part of Fusarium graminearum PH-1 chromosome 3, whole genome shotgun sequence genomic DNA contains:
- a CDS encoding proteasome subunit alpha type 4 produces MSRRYDSRTTIFSPEGRLYQVEYALEAISHAGTAIGILAKDGIVLAAERKVTSKLLEQDTSAEKLYILNDNMICAVAGMTADANILINYARQAAQRYLLTYNEDIPCEQLVRRLCDLKQGYTQHGGLRPFGVSFIYAGWDPRRQFQLYLSNPSGNYGGWKATSAGANNASAQSLLKQDYKEDCTLKEACGMAVKVLSKTMDSTKLSSEKIEFATVGQTEDGKIYHRLWSADEITALLKEHDLAKNEETEEK; encoded by the exons ATGTCTCGTCGTTACGATTCCCGA acaaccatcttctcacCAGAGGGCCGTCTTTACCAGGTCGAATATGCTTTAGAGGCTATTTCACATGCAGGTACCGCCATTGGTATTCTGGCCAAGGATGGTATTGTCCTCGCCGCTGAGCGAAAGGTCACCTCAAAGCTGTTGGAGCAGGACACTTCCGCTGAGAAGCTCTACATCTTGAACGA TAACATGATCTGCGCTGTTGCTGGAATGACCGCCGATGCCAACATCCTTATCAACTATGCCCGACAAGCCGCTCAGCGATACCTCCTCACCTACAACGAAGACATCCCCTGCGAACAACTCGTACGCCGACTCTGTGACTTGAAGCAAGGCTACACTCAGCACGGTGGTCTACGTCCGTTCGGTGTGTCCTTCATCTATGCTGGCTGGGATCCTCGACGACAATTCCAGCTCTACCTTAGCAACCCTTCCGGCAACTACGGTGGCTGGAAGGCCACAAGTGCAGGTGCCAACAATGCAAGCGCGCAGAGTCTCCTCAAGCAAGACTATAAAGAGGATTGCACTTTGAAGGAGGCTTGTGGTATGGCAGTCAAGGTTCTTAGCAAGACGATGGACTCGACTAAGCTGAGCAGCGAGAAGA TTGAGTTCGCAACAGTAGGACAGACCGAGGACGGCAAGATCTACCACCGCCTGTGGAGCGCTGATGAGATCACGGCGCTGTTGAAGGAGCACGATCTGGCGAAGAACGAGGAGACAGAGGAAAAGTAA